A genomic region of Arachis stenosperma cultivar V10309 chromosome 9, arast.V10309.gnm1.PFL2, whole genome shotgun sequence contains the following coding sequences:
- the LOC130947936 gene encoding uncharacterized protein LOC130947936 → MAKSMANLFSCVLLVSVFVFAVTIEVGEGRQCHETLSNYLCERVDLCQSICEHRHGGIETAWQHGSYLRVPNPTQLGRVGLPTRSAVGKVGHGAGWPAERVR, encoded by the exons ATGGCTAAGTCCATGGCAAACTTGTTTTCATGTGTTCTTCTGGTTTCAG TTTTTGTGTTTGCGGTGACAATTGAAGTGGGTGAAGGTCGACAATGTCACGAGACTTTGTCTAATTATTTGTGTGAGAGAGTTGACTTGTGTCAATCGATATGTGAACATCGTCACGGAGGGATTGAAACA GCTTGGCAGCATGGATCTTATTTGCGGGTACCAAACCCGACCCAACTCGGTCGGGTAGGGTTGCCAACCCGATCCGCTGTGGGTAAGGTTGGGCACGGAGCAGGTTGGCCTGCGGAGCGAGTAAG GTAG